In the Oncorhynchus nerka isolate Pitt River linkage group LG2, Oner_Uvic_2.0, whole genome shotgun sequence genome, one interval contains:
- the LOC115140079 gene encoding G-protein coupled receptor 22-like, with translation METKGYSNLLETSDGQGTGLLEGGDSPGAEEGWSPPLPLGFQVSLTSVLMLELVLGFSSNLTVLVLYCAQSNLVDSVSNMVTVSLHVLDILVCLLCLPLTVAVILLPADGSGGGSLATLCCFHEACVTFTSVATAINVLVISLDRYDISVRPATRLLTPRRAALLLAAVWAMSLAVFFLPFLEGDFFFSGVEVEDSEGGRGGGEMDMGDLTSGPESDPETPTGLTPTRLNPTGLTLTPSSPSTPYYSHHLPPVWQNRTLLCVGGQGYHTGLAMYYHLLLQVPCFFIAVIVMLFTYYRILQALNIRIGTHIKRGPRASNKDSGCRIRRRRRRRKGLSLATEGGGSSSQNQHLTHPPLIPSPTPTPTSPPPFSSMPLVISDSGATGVTNTAATTPIATTPATPAPQAPTSADATSPPVAADRPGVQASVSAIIALRRAVRRHRDRRERQRRVFKMSLIIISTFLGCWAPLSMVNVLILCMGPSDSLVRVRLCFLAMAYGTTIFHPLLYAFTRQKLRKALKTRVKKRVVSLLQVDPAPSGGTVIHNSWVEGGGQRKGRKPRLEGSDATSNCLTVAVRE, from the coding sequence ATGGAGACCAAGGGCTACAGCAACCTTCTGGAGACTAGCGATGGGCAGGGGACGGGGCTTCTGGAGGGTGGAGACTCGCCGGGGGCTGAGGAGGGTTGGAGCCCCCCCTTACCCCTGGGCTTTCAGGTGTCCCTCACCAGTGTGCTGATGCTGGAGTTGGTGCTGGGATTCAGCAGCAACCTGACCGTGCTGGTGCTCTACTGCGCCCAGTCCAACCTGGTCGACTCGGTCAGCAACATGGTCACGGTCAGCCTGCACGTCCTGGACATCCTGGTGTGTTTGCTGTGTCTGCCGCTGACTGTGGCGGTCATCCTGCTCCCAGCAGACGGTAGTGGCGGGGGCAGCCTGGCTACACTGTGCTGCTTCCATGAGGCCTGCGTCACCTTCACCAGTGTGGCCACAGCCATTAATGTGCTGGTCATCAGCCTGGACCGCTACGACATCTCCGTCCGGCCAGCCACACGGCTGTTGACCCCGCGGCGAGCTGCACTCCTCCTGGCCGCTGTCTGGGCCATGTCATTGGCCGTCTTCTTCCTGCCCTTCCTGGAGGGGGATTTCTTCTTCTCGGGGGTGGAGGTGGAAGACagcgagggaggaagaggagggggagagatggacatGGGGGATCTAACCTCTGGCCCAGAATCTGACCCTGAGACCCCTACTGGGCTGACCCCCACTCGGCTAAACCCTACTGGGCTgaccctcaccccctcctccccctctactccctACTATTCTCACCACCTGCCGCCAGTGTGGCAGAACCGGACACTGCTGTGTGTAGGGGGGCAGGGCTACCACACGGGGCTGGCCATGTACTACCACCTTCTGCTGCAAGTGCCCTGCTTCTTCATCGCAGTCATTGTCATGCTGTTCACATACTACCGCATCCTGCAGGCCCTCAACATCCGCATCGGCACCCACATCAAGAGGGGCCCACGGGCCTCCAATAAGGACTCAGGCTGTAGGATCCGCAGGCGGAGACGAAGGAGGAAGGGGCTGAGTCTGGCCACAGAGGGGGGAGGTTCCTCCAGCCAGAACCAGCACCTCACCCACCCGCCCCTCATTCCAtctcccacccccacccccacctccccCCCACCCTTCTCCTCTATGCCCCTGGTCATCTCTGACAGCGGGGCCACGGGGGTCACCAACACCGCCGCCACCACCCCCATTGCCACCACACCAGCGACCCCTGCCCCCCAGGCCCCAACCTCCGCTGACGCCACCTCCCCCCCGGTGGCAGCAGACCGCCCAGGTGTCCAGGCCTCTGTGTCAGCCATCATCGCCTTGAGGCGGGCCGTGAGGCGTCACCGAGACCGGCGGGAACGCCAGCGGAGAGTCTTCAAGATGTCCCTTATCATAATCTCCACCTTCCTGGGCTGCTGGGCTCCTCTGTCCATGGTCAACGTGTTGATCCTGTGCATGGGCCCCAGTGACAGCCTGGTACGTGTGAGGCTCTGCTTCCTGGCCATGGCATATGGCACCACCATCTTCCACCCGCTGCTCTATGCCTTCACCAGACAGAAGCTGCGTAAAGCGCTGAAGACCCGTGTCAAGAAGAGGGTGGTGTCCCTGCTGCAGGTGGACCCAGCACCCAGCGGGGGAACTGTTATTCACAACTCCTGGGTGGAGGGgggaggacagaggaagggaCGCAAGCCTCGACTGGAGGGCAGTGATGCCACCAGTAACTGTCTGACAGTGGCTGTGAGAGAATGa